The Mangifera indica cultivar Alphonso chromosome 8, CATAS_Mindica_2.1, whole genome shotgun sequence genome has a window encoding:
- the LOC123224405 gene encoding ubiquinol oxidase 1a, mitochondrial-like, with the protein MEHRRNLALHNKEQKETKKETVTTGEGNNNEEKRIVSYWGLEAPKFTKEDGNELRWSCFRPWETYKAYLSVDLEKHHSPATFMDKMALWTVKALTWPADIFFQSKYGCRAIMLETVAAVPGMVGGMMLHCKSLRKFEHSGGWIKALLDEAENERMHLMTFMEIAKPKWYERALILAVQGVFFKAYFLGYLISPKFAHRMVGYLDEEAIHSYTEFLRELDKGNFENVLAPAIAIDYWRLPPESTLRDVVMAVRADEARHRDVNHFASDIYYQGHELGESAAPIAYH; encoded by the exons ATGGAACATAGGAGAAATTTGGCTTTACATAACAAGGAACAGAAGGAGACGAAGAAGGAAACGGTAACCACCGGTGAAGGTAACAATAACGAAGAGAAGAGGATCGTGAGTTACTGGGGTCTGGAAGCTCCTAAGTTCACTAAAGAAGATGGTAATGAATTGCGATGGAGCTGCTTTAGG CCATGGGAGACTTACAAAGCTTATTTATCCGTTGATCTGGAGAAACACCATTCGCCCGCAACATTTATGGACAAAATGGCTTTGTGGACTGTCAAAGCTCTCACATGGCCTGCTGATATATTCTTTCAG AGTAAATATGGGTGCCGGGCAATCATGCTTGAAACGGTGGCGGCAGTGCCCGGAATGGTGGGAGGCATGATGTTACACTGCAAGTCATTGAGGAAATTCGAGCACAGCGGCGGCTGGATCAAGGCACTTTTGGATGAAGCCGAGAACGAGAGAATGCACCTCATGACTTTCATGGAGATTGCAAAGCCCAAATGGTATGAGAGGGCTCTGATTTTGGCAGTCCAAGGTGTATTCTTCAAGGCATACTTTTTGGGCTATTTGATTTCCCCGAAATTCGCTCACCGCATGGTTGGGTACCTGGATGAAGAAGCCATTCACTCTTACACAGAATTCCTCAGGGAATTGGACAAAGGAAACTTTGAAAATGTACTGGCTCCGGCAATAGCCATTGATTACTGGCGCCTGCCTCCAGAATCAACTCTTCGTGATGTGGTGATGGCGGTCAGAGCCGATGAGGCCCGCCACCGTGATGTCAATCACTTTGCTTCG GATATATATTATCAAGGGCACGAACTGGGGGAGTCGGCAGCGCCCATTGCGTATCACTAA
- the LOC123224106 gene encoding urea-proton symporter DUR3-like, translated as MVSQCPPFSFSGKYYHVSEDGEGCVRQSSFFQGKTVLNQGVGYSVILGFGAFFAVFTSFLVWLEKRYLGSRHTSEWFNTAGRNVKTGLIASVIVSQLTWAATILQSSNVAWEYGVSGPFWYASGATIQVFLFGIMAIEIKRKAPHAHTVCEIVKARWGTAAHFVFLGFCFLTNIIVTALLLLGGSAVVNALTGVNIYAASFLIPLGVIVYTLAGGLKATFLASYIHSVIVHVVLVIFVYLVYTASSELGNPSVVYNRLVEVASKSRICKEPFSHDGQSCGPVNGNYKGSYLTMLSSGGLVFGIINIVGSFGTFIDNGYWVSAIAARPSSTHKGYLLGGLVWFAVPFSLATSLGLGALALDLPLTASEAGHGLVPPATATAMMGKAGSILLLIMLFMAVTSAGSSELIAVSSLCTYDIYRTYINPEASGKKILKVSRAIVLGFGCFMGLLAVILNKAGVSLGWMYLAMGVLIGSAVLPIAFMLLWRKANAIGAIVGTISGCVLGIVTWLSVTAIEYGRINLDTTGRNAPMLAGNLVSILTGGAVHAVCSFLWPQNYDWDTTKQITVVEKEKSELPEEEFNEGKLIKAKLWIVKWGVGFTIVIVILWPILSLPAGKFSLGYFTFWAAVAIAWGTIGSAVIIALPLIESWETIQSVCLGMFTNDRLMEKVEEMNLKLDTIMLAVPEAEKIYLLQKEKAKNKDSTQKQA; from the exons ATGGTTTCACAGTGTCCGCCTTTTAGTTTTTCGGGAAAATATTACCATGTTTCTGAAGATGGAGAAGGATGTGTGAGACAAAGCAGTTTCTTCCAGGGAAAAACTGTGTTGAATCAGGGCGTTGGCTACTCTGTTATTCTTGGTTTTGGCGCCTTCTTTGCGGTCTTCACCTCTTTTCTG GTTTGGCTGGAGAAGCGATATCTTGGGTCTCGCCACACATCCGAATGGTTTAACACTGCCGGCAGGAACGTTAAAACTGGGCTAATTGCCAGTGTCATTGTATCCCAG TTGACTTGGGCTGCCACAATTTTGCAAAGTTCAAATGTTGCTTGGGAGTATGGAGTGAGTGGACCCTTCTGGTATGCAAGTGGAGCCACCATCCAG GTATTTTTGTTTGGTATAATGGCCATAGAGATTAAAAGAAAGGCTCCCCATGCCCATACTGTTTGTGAAATTGTCAAAGCCCG TTGGGGCACTGCTGCGCATTTCGTTTTTCTTGGTTTCTGCTTCTTGACAAATATCATAGTGACGGCTCTGTTGCTCCTTGGTGGTTCGGCTGTTGTAAATGCTCTTACTGGAGTAAACATTTATGCTGCTAGCTTTCTAATACCACTTGGAGTCATTGTCTACACTCTAGCAGGAGGACTTAAAGCGACCTTCTTGGCAAGCTATATTCACTCTGTTATTG TGCATGTCGTATTAGTCATCTTTGTATACCTTGTTTACACGGCGAGCAGTGAGCTTGGCAATCCCAGTGTAGTATACAACCGTCTGGTGGAGGTCGCAAGTAAGTCAAGAATATGTAAAGAGCCATTTTCCCATGATGGGCAATCCTGTGGCCCTGTTAACGGTAATTACAAAGGCTCTTACTTAACAATGTTGAGTTCTGGAGGCCTGGTGTTTGGAATCATAAACATCGTTGGCAGCTTTGGCACTTTCATTGATAAT GGATATTGGGTGAGTGCAATTGCCGCGAGGCCTTCATCAACACACAAGGGATACTTGTTAGGTGGACTAGTGTGGTTTGCAGTGCCATTCTCTTTGGCAACATCGCTTGGTCTGGGAGCTCTTGCACTTGATTTACCACTAACAGCAAGTGAGGCAGGCCATGGACTTGTTCCTCCTGCTACTGCTACTGCTATGATGGGAAAAGCCGGATCAATTCTCCTTCTTATTATGCTTTTCAT GGCAGTGACATCTGCTGGCTCCTCTGAGCTAATTGCAGTTTCCTCATTATGTACATATGATATCTACCGTACTTACATAAATCCAGAAGCAAGTGGGAAAAAGATTCTCAAAGTTTCAAGGGCGATTGTATTAGGCTTTGGTTGTTTCATGGGATTGTTAGCAGTAATTCTGAACAAGGCTGGAGTTTCTTTGGGTTGGATGTATCTGGCCATGGGAGTGCTAATCGGTTCAGCCGTTCTCCCAATAGCTTTTATGCTTCTATGGAGGAAGGCGAATGCAATCGGAGCCATTGTTGGAACAATCAGTGGTTGTGTTCTTGGCATTGTAACTTGGTTATCAGTCACAGCCATTGAATATGGCAGAATAAACCTTGACACTACTGGTAGAAATGCACCAATGCTTGCTGGAAACCTTGTTTCCATACTCACTGGAGGAGCTGTTCATGCTGTGTGTAGTTTTTTGTGGCCTCAAAATTATGACTGGGATACCACAAAGCAGATCACAGtggttgaaaaagaaaagagtgagCTACCAGAAGAAGAGTTCAATGAGGGAAAActaataaaagcaaaattatggATAGTGAAGTGGGGTGTTGGTTTCACTATTGTGATTGTCATATTGTGGCCTATTCTCTCTCTTCCAGCAG GGAAATTCAGTTTGGGATACTTCACATTCTGGGCTGCGGTGGCCATAGCCTGGGGCACAATTGGATCAGCAGTGATTATAGCTTTACCACTAATTGAAAGCTGGGAAACCATCCAAAGTGTTTGCCTTGGCATGTTCACAAATGATAGGCTAAtggaaaaagttgaagaaatgaATCTCAAACTTGACACCATCATGCTAGCAGTCCCCGAAGCGGAGAAAATTTACTTGCTTCAAAAAGAGAAGGCAAAAAACAAAGATTCAACACAAAAACAAGCTTAA
- the LOC123223971 gene encoding ubiquinol oxidase 2, mitochondrial-like translates to MKYRSNSTLQEKGQEEKQKTTVTTSYGKNNEGKRILSYSGLKAPKFTKEDGTEWRWSCFRPSETRRVDLSIDLERHHAPATFMDKMAFCIVKALRWPTDIFFQKRYGCRAMMLETVAAVPGMVGGMLLHFKSLRKFEHSGGWIKALWEEAENERMHLMIFVEVAKPRWYERALISAVQGVFLNAYSLGYLISPKFAHRIVGYLEEEAIHSYTEFLRELDKGNIENVPAPAIAIDYWRLPLDSTLRDVVMVVRADKAHHRDVNHFASDIYYQGGELSESAAPIGLDVWVTCRDIIELLVVVVVETNQTMQEEEGKGEVKQEENVSAN, encoded by the exons ATGAAATATAGAAGCAATTCGACTTTACAAGAGAAGGGCCAGGAGGAGAAGCAGAAGACAACGGTTACCACCAGTTACGGTAAAAATAACGAAGGGAAGAGGATCCTGAGTTACTCGGGTCTGAAAGCTCCTAAGTTCACTAAAGAAGATGGTACTGAATGGCGATGGAGCTGCTTTAGG CCATCAGAGACTCGCAGAGTTGACTTATCCATTGATCTGGAGAGACACCATGCGCCTGCAACATTTATGGACAAAATGGCCTTTTGTATCGTCAAAGCTCTCAGATGGCCTACTGATATATTCTTTCAG AAGAGATATGGGTGCCGGGCTATGATGCTCGAAACAGTGGCGGCAGTGCCTGGAATGGTGGGAGGCATGCTGTTACACTTCAAGTCATTGAGGAAATTCGAGCACAGCGGCGGCTGGATCAAGGCACTTTGGGAAGAAGCGGAGAACGAGAGAATGCACCTCATGATTTTCGTGGAGGTCGCAAAGCCCAGATGGTATGAGAGGGCTCTGATTTCGGCAGTTCAAGGCGTATTCTTAAATGCATACTCTTTGGGCTATTTGATTTCTCCGAAATTTGCTCACCGCATTGTTGGGTACCTGGAAGAAGAAGCCATTCACTCTTACACAGAATTCCTCAGGGAATTGGACAAAGGAAACATTGAAAATGTGCCGGCTCCCGCTATAGCCATTGATTATTGGCGCCTGCCTCTGGATTCAACTCTTCGTGATGTGGTGATGGTGGTCAGAGCCGATAAGGCTCATCACCGTGATGTCAATCACTTTGCATCG GATATATATTATCAAGGGGGAGAATTGAGCGAATCGGCAGCGCCGATTGG GTTAGATGTGTGGGTGACTTGTCGAGATATAATAGAGTTACTAGTAGTAGTGGTGGTGGAGACCAACCAGACCATGCAGGAAGAAGAGGGTAAGGGTGAAGTGAAACAAGAAGAGAATGTTAGTGCAAATTGA
- the LOC123224353 gene encoding ubiquinol oxidase 2, mitochondrial-like: MMSCLTVLGPRLLSAVTTRTVSRELAATRIVMGYNYELGIVGMKNRSTSALHENEQKEMQRATVTTGDGNNNEDKKRIVSYNCELGIVGVKDRRDLALHEKEQEGKQKATVSSADGNNNEEKRIVSYWGLESPEFTKEDGTKWRWSCSRPWESYRADISIDLEKHHAPATFTDKMAFWTVKALRWPIDIFFQRRYGCRAMMLETVVTVPAMVGGMMLHCKSLSKFEHSGGWIKALWEEAENERMHLITFMEVAKPRWYERALLLPIQGVIFIAYSLGYLISPKLAHRIVGYLEEEAIHSYTEFLKELEKGNIENVPAPAIAIDYWRLPPDSTLRDVVMVVRANKAHHRDVNHFASDIYYQGRELSESAAPIGYTKK; the protein is encoded by the exons ATGATGAGCTGTTTGACTGTGTTGGGACCTCGCTTGCTCTCTGCTGTAACCACTCGTACGGTGTCCAGAGAGTTAGCGGCTACTCGGATTGTGATGGGTTATAATTACGAGCTTGGGATTGTTGGCATGAAAAATAGGAGCACTTCGGCTTTACATGAGAATGAACAGAAGGAGATGCAGAGGGCAACGGTAACCACCGGTGACGGTAACAATAATGAAGATAAGAAGAGGATAGTGAGTTACAATTGCGAGCTTGGGATTGTTGGCGTGAAAGATAGGAGAGATTTGGCTTTACATGAGAAGGAACAGGAGGGAAAGCAGAAGGCAACGGTAAGTAGTGCTGACGGTAACAATAACGAAGAGAAGAGGATCGTGAGTTACTGGGGTCTGGAATCTCCTGAGTTCACTAAAGAAGATGGTACTAAATGGCGATGGAGCTGCTCTAGG CCATGGGAGTCTTACAGAGCTGACATATCCATTGATCTGGAGAAACACCACGCGCCAGCGACATTTACGGACAAAATGGCTTTTTGGACCGTCAAAGCTCTCAGATGGCCCATTGATATATTCTTTCAG AGGAGATATGGGTGCCGGGCAATGATGCTCGAAACAGTGGTGACAGTGCCTGCAATGGTGGGAGGCATGATGTTACACTGCAAGTCATTGAGTAAATTCGAGCACAGCGGCGGCTGGATCAAGGCACTTTGGGAAGAAGCCGAGAACGAGAGAATGCACCTCATAACTTTCATGgaggttgcaaagcccagatgGTATGAGAGGGCTCTCCTTTTACCAATCCAAGGTGTGATCTTCATTGCATACTCTTTGGGCTATTTGATTTCTCCGAAATTAGCTCACCGCATAGTTGGGTACCTGGAAGAAGAAGCCATTCACTCTTACACTGAATTCCTCAAGGAATTGGAAAAAGGAAACATTGAAAATGTACCGGCTCCGGCAATAGCCATTGATTATTGGCGCCTGCCTCCGGATTCAACTCTTCGTGATGTGGTGATGGTGGTCAGAGCCAATAAGGCCCATCACCGCGATGTCAATCATTTTGCATCG GACATATATTATCAAGGGCGTGAATTGAGCGAGTCGGCAGCGCCGATTGGGTACActaaaaagtga